The Primulina huaijiensis isolate GDHJ02 chromosome 12, ASM1229523v2, whole genome shotgun sequence genome has a window encoding:
- the LOC140990180 gene encoding ceramide synthase 1 LOH3-like, with protein sequence MTFVEKLKLKALYMYVGGFYAYSIFALIIWETRRSDFGVSAGHHVATCILVVFSYVSRFALVGSIVLAIHDGSDAFLEVGKISIYSGAEALASVSFVLFVLSWILLRLVCYTFWILWSTSYEVVQTLDKEKHKLDGPIYYYIFNFLLLSLLVLHMIFWWILLFRILVKQVQASGQITEEYVRSDSEDEDQHED encoded by the exons ATGACATTTGTAGAAAA GCTGAAACTGAAGGCTCTCTATATGTATGTTGGTGGATTCTACGCATACTCCATCTTTGCTCTTATAATTTGGGAAACGAGGCGGTCTGACTTTGGGGTTTCTGCGGGTCACCATGTTGCAACTTGCATTCTCGTCGTATTTTCTTATGTCTCCAG GTTTGCACTTGTTGGTTCAATTGTTCTAGCAATTCATGATGGTAGTGATGCGTTTCTTGAAGTAGGGAAGATATCTATATACAGTGGTGCGGAAGCACTTGCTAGCGTTTCATTTGTTCTTTTTGTCTTGTCATGGATCCTACTTCGTCTCGTTTGCTACACTTTCTGGATTCTGTGGAGCACAAG TTACGAAGTTGTCCAGACGTTGGATAAAGAGAAACACAAATTGGATGGACCGATTTACTACTAcattttcaattttcttcttttatCATTGCTTGTTCTT catatgatatttt ggtgg ATTTTGTTGTTTCGGATTCTTGTCAAACAAGTCCAAGCGAGTGGCCAAATCACTGAAGAATATGTTCGATCTG ATTCTGAAGATGAAGATCAGCACGAGGATTGA
- the LOC140989346 gene encoding 2-carboxy-1,4-naphthoquinone phytyltransferase, chloroplastic-like, whose product MAATTFLNVSNGCGIKKINQDYLHLPKRNFSVSSAAPQALHMQRFPQRIDSNKITFTGDVLKSSAKLNTRLVFKCRTEVAEVADLNNAPVEEIKVEEEELSRATLLWRAAKIPLYSVALVPATVASALAFWQTGQAAVGRYFMILASFVIVNIWIKLSNDVYDFDTGADKNKKESVVNIFGSRNAINYAAWTILAIGCSGFTGLAVAAKSVRALILIAASVFCFYIYQCPPYRVAYDGLGEPTLFTGFGPLATIGFYLLHSSARGQLPITNTVVWSSILVGYTTTLILFCSHFHQIEDDRAVGKMSPLVRLGTKKASKVLQYGVVGLYALLFGLGYTNTVPLASVIFGCMTLPLANLLLTFVQKNYQNKVKLFKTKYFCVGLHTLFGLAVSAGLVLARILARQPAIPVAL is encoded by the exons ATGGCAGCAACCACTTTCTTGAACGTAAGCAATGGCTGTGGCATCAAGAAAATCAACCAAGATTACTTACACCTTCCCAAAAG GAATTTCTCAGTTTCATCGGCCGCTCCACAAGCTTTGCATATGCAAAGATTTCCCCAGAGAATAGATTCAAACAAGATTACATTCACGGGGGACGTGTTGAAATCTAGCGCAAAGCTCAACACAAGATTGGTGTTCAAGTGCAGAACAGAAGTGGCAGAAGTTGCAGATTTGAATAATGCTCCGGTTGAAGAGATTAAAGTAGAGGAGGAAGAATTATCGAGAGCTACTTTATTATGGAGAGCCGCCAAAATACCTTTGTATTCTGTTGCTCTCGTTCCGGCAACT GTGGCCTCCGCATTAGCTTTTTGGCAAACGGGACAGGCTGCGGTGGGCCGTTATTTCATGATCTTGGCCTCTTTCGTGATCGTCAATATTTGGATCAAATTGAG CAACGACGTTTACGATTTCGACACCGGAGCAGATAAGAACAAGAAAGAATCGGTCGTCAATATCTTTGGCAG CCGAAATGCCATAAACTATGCTGCTTGGACAATACTTGCCATCGGTTGTTCGGGCTTTACTGGGCTAGCGGTAGCTGCAAAAAGTGTTCGGGCTTTGATTTTGATAGCTGCTTCAGTGTTTTGCTTCTACATTTACCAG TGTCCACCTTATCGTGTAGCTTACGACGGATTGGGAGAGCCAACTCTGTTCACCGGCTTCGGCCCCCTCGCAACCATCGGTTTTTATCTGCTTCATAGCTCCGCTAG GGGTCAGCTACCAATTACCAACACCGTTGTTTGGTCATCAATTCTGGTCGGTTACACGACAACCTTAATCCTCTTCTGCAGTCATTTCCATCAG ATTGAGGATGACAGGGCTGTTGGAAAAATGTCTCCTTTGGTGAGGCTGGGCACTAAAAAAGCATCCAAAGTACTGCAATATGGTGTGGTGGGGCTTTATGCCCTCTTATTTGGTTTGGGGTATACCAACACCGTTCCTTTGGCTAGTGTG atttttggtTGTATGACATTGCCACTAGCAAATCTTCTACTCACCTTTGTCCAAAAGAACTACCAG AATAAGGTGAAGCTGTTCAAGACCAAGTACTTCTGCGTGGGGCTGCACACTTTGTTTGGTCTCGCTGTGTCAGCTGGGCTGGTGCTTGCAAGAATATTGGCCAGACAACCGGCCATTCCTGTCGCACTTTAA